CTGCTGATTTTCAAGCAAGCTATATCGCTAGAAAGAAGATAAAAGTATGCAATACTTCATTGCATTCTGAGGATAATTTATTGTAAAAGTATGAAACAAAACTAAAATATTATTATCGGCAACAGTCAAGTAACATCACATATATTCTGGATTAATTTGTCTGTGTGAAATTACAGATATTGCTGTCAAAATTTACCAAGATACTTGGCAATTTACACTCAGTAGACTGAGCGTTGTTCCCTTTTTTTCTGGCTACTGTATTGGCAGTGAAAAGCAATCAGCTTGATCGAAGTAAGCCAAAATTCATAACAGTTCAAGTAGCTCTTAAGTTATTGGTTGCAGTCTGGTTACATATGGGTGTTTGTTTTAAAGTGATCGCTGATTTGCCTACTTTCTAAGTCACTATTCACGCTCTATACACATCACTCTAAACCGCCTGTCAACCAGTATTTCAGCATGATAATGATTCTGAAGCTTTATTTTTTGGGGTTCTAGCAGATATTCTCTCCAAGTGAGTTTGGCAAACTTAGTTAAGAGAGAAGGTCAAATGCTTTCAATGGAGAATAACTTTGGAAATCTTCATTGAGTCAATAGTAGGTATCTCGAATTCCTTTATAAAATTTCATTGTCAGGCTTTACTCATGCTGTTAGTAGGGTTATTATCTTCAAAAGCAACTATGTGCTATTTATGCTGTCACAATAGTAACAAANNNAGNTGTAGTATTTTGATTTTTTTAGAAAATGATCAATCCTTTGCCAAAACAAACATTTTTAATATTAATGGTATTACTTGTTTCCTGAGACAAACTCTGATAACCTTATCGGTTCCCTCATTAATTTAGACTCTTTCGACCAGCTAAATATACAGCAGATAGCATGATAATGACAAATAAAAAATGGGCAGTTAAACGCATAACAGTTAATCTCGCAACGCAGGAAGCGGAAAAACTAGAAAAATATTGCCAACAAACAGGTAGACCTGCAACTGACGTAATTCGTGAACTGATTAGAAGTTTGCCTGTCTCCGACGACAACAAAGATGCAAACAACTAAGAAGTTAATTTCACAACATTATCCAGAAAACAGCTTTGCCAACAAAAAAATATCTCTGATACTTTTGAGAGTCCGTCGCTATGGACAAAAGTTTGTCTAGATGATACAGACGCGTTTTTATCGCGTCTGGTCATTTACCGGGACTAAAAAAAGTAATCAAAGAAGTTTTAATATCGATATTGGCAAGCCTTAATATGCTGCTAGAGTTGATATTAAGTAGCAAATTCCGACACCAACCCAGTTACAATCTGTAAAGAAACTGAAAAGGAACGACGGAATGCGTGTTGCAATCGTAGGTGCGGGACTGGCTGGGCTAGCAACCGCAGTAGATTTAGCTGATGCTGGTTGTGAAATAGAGATTTTTGAGTCTCGTCCGTTTGTCGGTGGTAAAGTTGGCAGTTGGGTTGATGGAGATGGCAACCATCTAGAAATGGGGTTGCATGTATTTTTCGGGTGCTACTACCAACTATTTGACTTAATGAAAAAAGTGGGGGTGTTAGAAAACTTACGCCTCAAGGAACATACCCACACTTTTATTAATAAAGGTGGGCGCACTGGTGCTTTAGATTTTCGTTTTATTACAGGTGCGCCTTTCAATGGGTTAAAGGCATTTTTCACTACTTCCCAACTATCGTTGCAGGATAAATTGCAAAATGCGATCGCTTTGGGTACTAGTCCGGTAGTTCGCGGATTGGTAGACTTTGATGGGGCGATGAAAACTATCCGCAATTTAGATAAAGTTAGCTTTGCTGATTGGTTCCGCAGTCATGGTGGAAGTAATGGCAGCATCAAGCGGATGTGGAACCCGATTGCTTACGCATTGGGATTTATTGATTGCGAAAATATGTCTGCCCGTTGTATGTTAACCATATTCCAGCTATTTGCAGTTAGAACTGAAGCTTCAGTTTTACGAATGCTGGAAGGTTCTCCATCTGAATATTTACACAAGCCGATTCTGGAATATCTGGAAGCTAGAGGCACCAAAATTTACACGCGCCGACAAGTTCGGGAAATTCAGTTTACTGAGTCAGCCAAACAAACCCGTGTCACTGGTATAGTGGTTGCGCAAGGTGATGCAGTAGAAACTATCACCGCTGATGCTTACGTTTTTGCCTGTGATGTTCCAGGAATTCAACGCATCCTACCCCACGAGTGGCGTAAGTGGTCAGAATTTGACAATATTTACAAACTCGATGCAGTGCCAGTGGCTACAGTGCAGTTACGCTTTGATGGTTGGGTAACAGAACTGAAGGATGGAGAGCAACGTAAACAGCTAAACCATGCGGCTGGAATCGATAATTTACTTTACACAGCCGATGCTGACTTTTCTTGTTTTGCCGATTTAGCGTTGACTAGCCCTGCTGATTATTATCGCCCAGGACAGGGGTCTTTGTTACAGCTAGTGCTGACACCGGGAGATCCGTTTATTGGACAAAGTAATGAAGCGATCGCACAACATGTTCTCAAGCAAGTTCATGAACTGTTTCCCTCGTCGCGGGAGCTAAATATGACTTGGTACAGTGTTGTAAAGCTTGCTCAGTCTCTCTACCGAGAAGCGCCAGGGATGGATGCGTATCGTCCTAACCAAAAAACACCAGTAGATAATTTCTTCCTTGCAGGCAGTTATACTCAGCAAGACTACATCGACAGCATGGAAGGTGCTACTATTTCTGGACGACGGGCGGCAAAAGTGATTTTGGAGAGTTTGAAGAAATAACCAACCGCAAAGGGCGCAAAGGGCGCAAAGGAAGAAGTAGAGATGTCAGATTGGTTAGAGCATACTGTGCAGGTAGAAGTAGAGGCTCCCATAGATTTAGTATGGAGCCTCTGGTCTGATTTGGAGCAAATGCCCCGGTGGATGAAGTGGATTGATTCAGTGAAAATTCCGCCAGATAATCCAGATATATCTCTTTGGAAATTAAAAACTGGCAGTCTAGAATTTTCTTGGCAATCCCGAATTCTCAAAGTTATTCCTAACCAAATTATCCAATGGGAATCGGTTGATGGTTTGCCAAATCAGGGAGCGATTCGCTTTTACGATCGCCACAATAGTAGTATTGTTAAAATGACTATTTCTTATGCTATCCCCGGCATTCTTGGCAAAATTATGGATAACTTGTTTTTGGGGCGGATAGTTGAATCAACGATTCAAGCTGATTTGGAAAGGTTTAAAGAATACGCGCTGAATGTTAAAGCTAATTGATATAGATAGCAAAACCAGGCAGTAAGGAACAATGGGTAAAAGTTTCTTGCTGCCTAGAAGGAAAAATATAGATTTTTAATCGGTGTCTTTATTACGAAGTAAAAATTTAAGAATTCTTTAATACATAAAAATACGATTTAAACCAAAAAATTGCGATCGCGCAAATTGTGCAGCATTAGTTACCACCTACTCAATCGCCTTAACGCACTCTACTTACTGTTGGTTCTGGAAGTGAATCACCTGTAGCTTCATAAGCAATAATTAGAGACTCTAAGGCTTCAATCCCATTTGCCACAGCTAACTCGTAAGTATCTCCATGAGTCCGCCAGCGTTGTCCTGGAAAATCAGGGAATCCTACTAAGAAGCAATCATCTTCATCAGACCACTGAATAATCATTTGGTACTTAAGCTTACTCATCTTTTTCTGTCCCTTCTACTTCCTCAATTGCCTGTTTCACTTCCTTCTCTTGGTAGCGTTTAGCATCTGCTCCGTCTTTGCCTGAAATCGTGATTTTTCCACTATATAGGGGATGCACCCAGTTAGTATGACTTCCTTTTCCTGGGACTTCTGTAAAACCTACTTGGGAAAGCATTTGCTTCAGTTCCCGGATTTTCTTTGGCATTAATTTTATTAAAAAATGCGATCGCCACAGTAAAAAACAATGGTTTAAATATTCCTTGCTGTCTATCCAAAAGAATCTAATCATTGATTAGATTTTTGTTTATGCATTGACTTGTTTTACTATACTAGTCCTTGTCAAATAACCAGGACTGACATTACCAAGTTGGGTCGCTAAACAAATTAATCGTCAATTCCTCGCGTGGCGGTACTCCGGTGATACAAGCGCGAACAATCTCTCCATCCTCTAATTCGACGGTGCAAGCGTGACAAGATCCCATGAGACAACCGGTGGGAATAAATACCCCAGCCCGGTCTGCTACGTCTAAGAGGGCTTCTCCCACTTCGGCATCTACTGTGACATCATCTGGTAAAAAACGGACACGAACAATCATCAATATTACGCATTTAATAGAGTTGTCATTTGTCAGTTGTCCTTTGTCCTTTGCAAATGACCAATACTTCTCTACGAGAGGCTGCACTTCTCTACGAGACGCTCCGCGAACGACTACGCTCTGTTACCACGCCAACGACTACGCGGTAGTTGAGCGCAGTCGAAACTCTGTACAAGTGACCAATGACTAATGACATTTCAACGAATTTTAGCTTAAGACAAAAACAGACTTAAGTCCAAATGGCTTTCAACTTCAATGGCTAGAGAGTCCAAAATCTGCTCTCGCTGTTCTCGATAGTTAGCAACACCAGTGGGCAAAGATTTTAAACCCCGCTGTTGACGGAGGCGATTTAACCAAGCGCGTCGCCAAGGCCCATTGTCAAAAAGCCCGTGCAGGTAACTTCCCCACACTGATTGACAACTATCTACTAACCCTAAATTAATATCGTCAAATAGGGCATGGTAGGATTGGGGATCTATACCTTGCTGTTCAATGCGCGATCGCCCTTGGTGGATTTCAAAGCCATTAACTGGTAAACCTTGTTGGGGATAATTTGAGCTAACTTGGCGCTGGCGGGCGATTTTTTGTCCTGTAATTACAGTTCTGATTGGTAAAAGATTTAACCCTTGAAATCTGCCAGCTTGTCCCTCTATCCCTTCTGGATCGGCGATGATTTGACCGAGCATTTGATAGCCACCGCAGATACCTAAAACTGTCCCCCCAGAAGCAGCGTAGTTTTGGATAGCTTCTGCCATACCGCTTTTTTGCAGCAGTAGCAAATCAGCAATTGTGGTCTTTGTACCTGGGATAATCACGGCATCAGGATGTCCCAAATCTTGCTTAGGACTTAAGTATTTAATTGAAACTGTACTTTCTGATTCCAGTGGGTCAAAGTCGGTGAAATTGGCAATTCTTGGTAAGCGGATGACGGCAATGTTGAGGTCAGTTTGCGCTTTACTCGACGACGATTGACGTTCTAGTAAGTCAAGGGAATCCTCTGCTGGAAACATTTCTTGCAAGTAAGGTATAACACCGATAACGGGGATACCTGTGCGTTCTTCTAACCATTTTATCCCTGGATCTAATAGCGATCGCTGTCCTCGAAACTTGTTAATTACTATACCCTTAATTAAGGCGCGTTCATCCGGTTCTAATAACTCTAGAGTCCCTACCACATGGGCAAAAGCACCACCCCGATCAATATCAACTACTAACATGGTTGGTGCATTTAAATGTTTTGCTACCCGCATATTAGTTAAGTCGCGGTGCTTGAGGTTAATCTCTGCTGGACTACCAGCACCTTCACAAACCACCATGTCAAATTCTGTTCCTAAATGCTGTAGCGATTCTTCAATTGTCCGCCACCCCAGTTCAAAATATTGCTCGTAGTAATCTGAGGCACTGACTTTACCTACAGACCTACCTTTAATAATTACTTGGGAAGTCATATCCCCTTGAGGTTTGAGTAAAATTGGGTTCATTTCTACCCAAGGCACGACTCCCGCCGCCCAAGCTTGCACTGCTTGAGCGTAGCCAATTTCTCCACCACTGGCAGTGACATAAGCATTTAAAGCCATATTTTGACCTTTAAAGGGAGCCACTCGCCAACCACGCCGCGACAGAATGCGACAAATAGCTGTAGTTAAAAGTGATTTCCCTGCATGGGATGTTGTCCCCACTACCATAATTGATTTCATAGTTGCTATCACTTAGTTTTTCAAGATACAGAGTTAATTTTTAGGAGCGAACAACAAGGGAGCAGGGGGAGTGGAAAAGCGGGGGAGCAGGGGAAAAGGTTAAAGGTTAAAGGGAAAAGGAATAAATTTAATCTTTCCCCTTTTCCCCTTACCCCTTTCCCTTTCCCCATGCCCAATGCCCAATGCCCAATGCCCCATGCCCAATGCCCCATGCCCAATACTTCGANNNCGCNNNGTACAAGTGCCCAAGCCCACTATAACCATCACAAATTGCAGTTGGATGGTTATGGTAAAGACTNNNTGAATAGATATGATGTTTCCGTGTATATTGTTCCCTTTGATTCCCTAATCCTAACTCTTGGATTTTNNNTTCTAAAAAGGTATCCGTAACCAACGAATCACAGCATCATAGAAACGATCACGCCATGAAGGAGTACGCCAATTTTTACCCTGGTATTGTTCCACTAACTGGCGTCCCAAGGGAGTGAGACGAAAACTATCTGTAATTCCCTGACCATCGACTTCTCGGCGCAATACACCTACTTGAATCAACCAGCCCAAAGCGTCATCACAGGCTAATTCTGATAAAGGGCGTTTAGTATAACCCTGCTTGAGTCCATTTTCCAGAGCGATCGCAGTTACTGATACACTCTGATGACCCATCATTTCAAATAAAGATACATTAAAAGGCGAACACACTAGCGATCGCTCGGCTCTTTCTACTGTGCTTTGAGGATAGACAAAAATATTTGGGTTTTGGGAATCAACAGCAGCCATTGTGTATTGGTAGAAATTTTTCTTCTAACAAAGATTAATTTAAGAATATATTTTTTCTTGTACCAAATACCCCATTAAACCAAAATTAGTTACCTAAAGTGTATTTATCCTATTTTTTAGTAATTATATTTAAACATTATAAATTAATGTAAAATTTCAAGTGCATCAACAATCTGAAACAGGAAAGGTTAATTATGCCTCTAGCAGTTGGTACGGATGCACCTGCATTTACCGCCAAAGATACAAACGGCAATACAGTCTCGTTATCTGATTTTGCCGGAAAGACGGTTGTTTTGTATTTTTACCCCAAAGATGACACGCCAGGCTGCACCAAACAAGCCTGTAGTTTTCGGGATGCCCAGTCTCAATATCAAGGTAAAGATATTGTCATCTTGG
This portion of the Nostoc sp. GT001 genome encodes:
- a CDS encoding CopG family transcriptional regulator, which produces MIMTNKKWAVKRITVNLATQEAEKLEKYCQQTGRPATDVIRELIRSLPVSDDNKDANN
- the zds gene encoding 9,9'-di-cis-zeta-carotene desaturase gives rise to the protein MRVAIVGAGLAGLATAVDLADAGCEIEIFESRPFVGGKVGSWVDGDGNHLEMGLHVFFGCYYQLFDLMKKVGVLENLRLKEHTHTFINKGGRTGALDFRFITGAPFNGLKAFFTTSQLSLQDKLQNAIALGTSPVVRGLVDFDGAMKTIRNLDKVSFADWFRSHGGSNGSIKRMWNPIAYALGFIDCENMSARCMLTIFQLFAVRTEASVLRMLEGSPSEYLHKPILEYLEARGTKIYTRRQVREIQFTESAKQTRVTGIVVAQGDAVETITADAYVFACDVPGIQRILPHEWRKWSEFDNIYKLDAVPVATVQLRFDGWVTELKDGEQRKQLNHAAGIDNLLYTADADFSCFADLALTSPADYYRPGQGSLLQLVLTPGDPFIGQSNEAIAQHVLKQVHELFPSSRELNMTWYSVVKLAQSLYREAPGMDAYRPNQKTPVDNFFLAGSYTQQDYIDSMEGATISGRRAAKVILESLKK
- a CDS encoding SRPBCC family protein, with product MSDWLEHTVQVEVEAPIDLVWSLWSDLEQMPRWMKWIDSVKIPPDNPDISLWKLKTGSLEFSWQSRILKVIPNQIIQWESVDGLPNQGAIRFYDRHNSSIVKMTISYAIPGILGKIMDNLFLGRIVESTIQADLERFKEYALNVKAN
- a CDS encoding type II toxin-antitoxin system HicB family antitoxin codes for the protein MSKLKYQMIIQWSDEDDCFLVGFPDFPGQRWRTHGDTYELAVANGIEALESLIIAYEATGDSLPEPTVSRVR
- a CDS encoding type II toxin-antitoxin system HicA family toxin translates to MPKKIRELKQMLSQVGFTEVPGKGSHTNWVHPLYSGKITISGKDGADAKRYQEKEVKQAIEEVEGTEKDE
- a CDS encoding 2Fe-2S iron-sulfur cluster-binding protein, whose protein sequence is MIVRVRFLPDDVTVDAEVGEALLDVADRAGVFIPTGCLMGSCHACTVELEDGEIVRACITGVPPREELTINLFSDPTW
- the cobQ gene encoding cobyric acid synthase CobQ, giving the protein MKSIMVVGTTSHAGKSLLTTAICRILSRRGWRVAPFKGQNMALNAYVTASGGEIGYAQAVQAWAAGVVPWVEMNPILLKPQGDMTSQVIIKGRSVGKVSASDYYEQYFELGWRTIEESLQHLGTEFDMVVCEGAGSPAEINLKHRDLTNMRVAKHLNAPTMLVVDIDRGGAFAHVVGTLELLEPDERALIKGIVINKFRGQRSLLDPGIKWLEERTGIPVIGVIPYLQEMFPAEDSLDLLERQSSSSKAQTDLNIAVIRLPRIANFTDFDPLESESTVSIKYLSPKQDLGHPDAVIIPGTKTTIADLLLLQKSGMAEAIQNYAASGGTVLGICGGYQMLGQIIADPEGIEGQAGRFQGLNLLPIRTVITGQKIARQRQVSSNYPQQGLPVNGFEIHQGRSRIEQQGIDPQSYHALFDDINLGLVDSCQSVWGSYLHGLFDNGPWRRAWLNRLRQQRGLKSLPTGVANYREQREQILDSLAIEVESHLDLSLFLS
- a CDS encoding Npun_F0494 family protein translates to MAAVDSQNPNIFVYPQSTVERAERSLVCSPFNVSLFEMMGHQSVSVTAIALENGLKQGYTKRPLSELACDDALGWLIQVGVLRREVDGQGITDSFRLTPLGRQLVEQYQGKNWRTPSWRDRFYDAVIRWLRIPF